One window of the Klebsiella oxytoca genome contains the following:
- the ribF gene encoding bifunctional riboflavin kinase/FAD synthetase: protein MKLIRGIHNLSQAPHGCVLTIGNFDGVHRGHQALLQRLRAEGRQLGLPVVVMIFEPQPLELFAADKAPARLTRLREKLNYLAESGVDYVLCVRFDRRFAALTAQDFISELLVRQLGVQFLAVGDDFRFGAGRQGDFLLLQKAGVEYGFDVTSTQTFCEGGVRISSTAVRQALADDDLALAETLLGHPFTISGRVVHGDELGRTIGFPTANLPLRRQVSPVKGVYAVEVKGLGDKTFMGVANIGTRPTVSGVRQQLEVHLLDVVMDLYGRHIDVILRKKIRNEQRFASLDELKAQIARDELTARDFFGLTGQV from the coding sequence ATGAAGCTGATACGCGGCATACATAATCTCAGTCAGGCCCCGCACGGGTGCGTGCTGACCATTGGAAATTTTGACGGCGTGCATCGCGGGCACCAGGCATTATTGCAGCGTTTGCGCGCGGAAGGTCGCCAGCTTGGCTTACCGGTAGTCGTGATGATTTTTGAGCCACAGCCGCTTGAGCTTTTTGCCGCCGATAAAGCGCCGGCGCGTTTAACGCGTCTGCGTGAGAAGCTGAACTATCTGGCCGAAAGCGGCGTCGATTACGTTCTGTGCGTGCGCTTCGATCGGCGCTTTGCGGCGTTGACCGCCCAGGACTTTATCAGCGAACTGCTGGTCCGTCAGTTAGGTGTCCAGTTTCTCGCGGTCGGCGATGATTTCCGCTTTGGCGCTGGTCGTCAGGGTGATTTCTTGTTATTACAAAAGGCCGGTGTGGAATACGGCTTTGACGTCACCAGCACCCAAACCTTCTGCGAAGGGGGCGTGCGCATTAGCAGCACGGCGGTACGTCAGGCGCTGGCTGATGACGATCTGGCGCTGGCGGAGACGCTGCTGGGGCATCCGTTTACCATCTCTGGTCGCGTGGTGCACGGCGATGAACTCGGTCGCACAATAGGTTTCCCGACGGCGAATTTACCGCTGCGTCGTCAGGTTTCCCCGGTAAAAGGGGTCTATGCGGTAGAAGTAAAAGGGCTTGGCGACAAAACGTTTATGGGCGTCGCCAACATTGGTACTCGTCCAACGGTATCCGGCGTGCGTCAGCAGCTGGAAGTCCATCTGCTGGATGTTGTAATGGACCTCTATGGTCGCCATATAGATGTAATACTGCGTAAAAAAATACGTAACGAGCAGCGATTTGCGTCGCTTGATGAGCTGAAAGCGCAAATCGCACGTGATGAGTTAACGGCCCGCGACTTCTTTGGGCTAACCGGGCAGGTTTAA